A genomic window from Silene latifolia isolate original U9 population chromosome Y, ASM4854445v1, whole genome shotgun sequence includes:
- the LOC141628659 gene encoding uncharacterized protein LOC141628659 translates to MRDDEESSKQEELALMGALRMMCSMGKGIDHSVPKSTKVMYVEVRINKISTRAMIDMGASHNFVTPDEAKRLGMKLNREGGSMKAVNSNAKPIQSVAKDVAIKMSEWSAKLDFTSVAMDDLIIVLGIDFIKRTPTFLAPHNGSLMMVGSNPCLVKVVGGDRKMKGPLLSAMQLNRGLQKGEPTYLCTVSMKEHTSAEFEEPLIKHVLQENKDLMPNHLPMSLPPQRSVDYQIELLPRTRPPARGPYRMAPPELA, encoded by the coding sequence ATGAGAGACGATGAGGAGTCTAGTAAACAAGAAGAATTGGCACTAATGGGTGCGTTGCGCATGATGTGTTCAATGGGAAAAGGCATCGACCACTCCGTGCCCAAGTCCACTAAGGTCATGTATGTAGAAGTGAGAATTAACAAAATTAGCACTCGTGCCATGATAGACATGGGAGCCTCCCACAATTTTGTCACTCCAGATGAAGCAAAGCGGCTCGGGATGAAACTAAACCGAGAAGGAGGTAGTATGAAAGCTGTTAACTCCAACGCTAAGCCGATTCAAAGCGTGGCCAAAGATGTTGCGATTAAGATGAGTGAATGGAGCGCAAAGCTCGACTTCACTAGTGTCGCAATGGATGACTTAATTATCGTACTCGGAATAGATTTTATAAAGCGAACACCGACTTTCTTGGCACCCCATAATGGCTCTCTTATGATGGTTGGGTCGAACCCTTGTTTGGTGAAGGTCGTGGGAGGAGATCGTAAGATGAAGGGACCCCTCCTTTCGGCCATGCAATTGAATAGAGGACTTCAAAAAGGTGAGCCGACCTACTTGTGTACCGTGTCCATGAAAGAGCACACTTCTGCAGAGTTCGAGGAACCCTTAATAAAGCATGTGCTACAAGAAAACAAGGACTTGATGCCAAATCATTTACCTATGAGTCTTCCGCCACAACGCTCGGTGGACTATCAAATTGAGTTACTCCCAAGGACAAGACCTCCCGCTCGAGGGCCATACCGCATGGCGCCTCCGGAATTAGCTTAA